Proteins encoded together in one Ferroglobus placidus DSM 10642 window:
- a CDS encoding PINc/VapC family ATPase, with the protein MKYVLDTSVIIDGRVSQMIEKGELKGTIIIPEAVVAELEAQANFGKITGLQGLEEIKRIRELAEKKGFDVLFLGERPTLEHVKLARGGEIDNLIRRVAEEEQAVLITCDRVQYYVAISKGIKAIYLEKRVIKPEETKIMQFFTPDTASVHLREGCVPMAKRGRIGELKLVKIRDEPMTLEELREIAHEIIEAASQDRDSNIEIERRGATVVQLRDVRIAIAERPFADRMEITAVRPIAKATLEDFGISEELKKRIIERQRGILIAGPPGAGKSTFAASIANYLMENGYMVKTMESPRDLMVRDEITQYAPLEGDMTLTADVLLLVRPDYTIYDEVRKTSDFLVFADMRLAGVGMIGVTHATRAIDAIQRMIGRVELGVIPQVVDTVIFIDAGKIRKVYELNFTVKVPYGMTEADLARPVIEVIDFETKKVEYEIYTYGEQVVVMPVKESEVSKIVVNAVENKIKDLVSVYEIEALSDKKVVVRVPEDEIPHLLGRRGRKIKAIEEELGISIDVEPLKAERKNVVEAFVEEKGKHYVIHAEGLEGKTVDIFAGDDYVATVEVGKRGLVRVRKDRDAGKRIKLALAKGEKIYLRY; encoded by the coding sequence ATGAAGTACGTTCTCGACACGAGCGTAATTATAGATGGCAGAGTTTCCCAGATGATAGAGAAAGGAGAGCTTAAGGGAACGATAATAATTCCGGAAGCTGTTGTGGCTGAACTGGAAGCTCAGGCGAACTTTGGAAAGATAACGGGTTTGCAGGGGCTGGAGGAGATAAAAAGAATAAGAGAGCTTGCGGAAAAGAAAGGGTTTGACGTTCTTTTCCTCGGAGAGAGACCGACCCTTGAGCACGTTAAACTTGCGAGGGGGGGAGAGATAGACAATCTGATAAGAAGAGTGGCTGAAGAGGAACAGGCTGTTCTCATAACATGCGACAGAGTGCAGTATTACGTGGCAATTTCCAAGGGAATAAAGGCGATTTACCTTGAGAAGAGAGTGATAAAGCCGGAGGAAACGAAGATTATGCAGTTCTTCACTCCAGACACAGCGAGCGTCCATTTGAGAGAAGGATGCGTTCCGATGGCTAAGAGGGGGAGAATTGGAGAACTGAAGCTCGTGAAGATAAGGGACGAGCCGATGACTCTTGAAGAGCTGAGAGAAATAGCTCACGAGATCATCGAAGCTGCTTCTCAGGATAGAGACAGCAACATAGAAATTGAAAGGAGAGGTGCCACGGTCGTTCAGCTTAGAGACGTTAGGATAGCCATAGCCGAAAGACCGTTTGCCGACAGAATGGAGATTACCGCTGTTAGACCGATAGCAAAGGCTACTCTCGAGGATTTTGGTATAAGTGAGGAGCTGAAAAAAAGGATAATAGAGAGGCAGAGGGGAATACTGATAGCAGGTCCTCCTGGAGCTGGAAAATCCACTTTTGCAGCGAGCATAGCCAACTACTTAATGGAAAACGGGTACATGGTAAAGACGATGGAAAGTCCGAGGGATCTGATGGTTAGAGATGAAATAACACAATATGCTCCTCTCGAAGGGGACATGACTTTAACGGCAGACGTCCTTTTGCTTGTTAGACCCGACTACACCATCTACGACGAGGTGAGAAAGACGAGTGACTTTTTAGTTTTCGCTGACATGCGTTTAGCTGGAGTGGGTATGATAGGAGTAACTCACGCGACGAGAGCGATAGATGCGATACAGAGGATGATAGGGAGAGTTGAACTTGGAGTTATTCCTCAGGTAGTTGATACCGTCATTTTCATCGACGCCGGAAAGATAAGAAAGGTGTACGAGCTCAATTTCACGGTGAAAGTTCCCTACGGAATGACTGAAGCGGATCTGGCGAGACCGGTTATAGAGGTTATAGACTTCGAAACGAAGAAAGTTGAATACGAGATTTACACCTACGGAGAGCAGGTTGTTGTGATGCCGGTTAAAGAGAGCGAGGTTAGCAAGATCGTTGTTAACGCTGTTGAAAACAAGATAAAAGATCTCGTTTCTGTGTACGAAATAGAGGCTTTGAGCGATAAGAAAGTCGTCGTCAGAGTTCCTGAAGATGAAATTCCCCACCTCCTCGGGAGGAGAGGTAGGAAGATAAAGGCTATTGAGGAGGAGCTCGGAATTTCCATAGACGTTGAGCCTTTGAAGGCGGAGAGAAAAAACGTTGTTGAGGCTTTTGTTGAGGAAAAGGGCAAGCATTACGTCATCCATGCCGAGGGGCTTGAGGGAAAAACCGTCGACATCTTTGCCGGAGACGATTACGTTGCGACCGTGGAAGTCGGAAAGAGAGGGCTTGTAAGGGTGAGAAAAGACAGAGATGCCGGGAAGAGAATAAAGCTGGCTCTTGCAAAGGGTGAGAAGATATACCTGAGATACTGA
- the hisI gene encoding phosphoribosyl-AMP cyclohydrolase, with the protein MNLKFNEKGLIPVIVQDVKTKEVLMLAYANEEALKRTIKTGYAHYFSRSRKKLWMKGEESGNVQRVVEIRVDCDGDAILYLVEQKGVACHTGNYSCFFRKLEEV; encoded by the coding sequence ATGAATCTCAAGTTCAACGAAAAAGGTCTTATTCCGGTCATCGTTCAAGATGTAAAAACTAAAGAGGTGTTAATGTTAGCTTACGCTAACGAAGAAGCTTTAAAACGCACTATTAAAACCGGCTACGCTCATTACTTCAGCAGAAGCAGAAAAAAGCTCTGGATGAAGGGAGAGGAGTCGGGAAATGTTCAAAGAGTTGTGGAGATTAGGGTTGATTGCGACGGGGATGCAATTCTTTATCTTGTGGAGCAGAAGGGCGTTGCCTGTCACACTGGCAATTACTCTTGCTTTTTCAGGAAGCTGGAGGAGGTCTGA
- a CDS encoding RAD55 family ATPase, whose product MERLSTGILSLDSQLGGGFPAGSFIVLLEDPGAGADYFTYHFVAEGLKRGEKALYISTEETEEEIKRNVQMISGINPEGLDIVDLLTPKVSPKGDAKAYLRAITQDPYKRVSDEIFKSDHQRGVLHSLTYFVENYRWEEVKELINKLTIQTRRNNSVFLATFTKGMFDQKIETAIKHYADGVIELSLREVETEIQRRLKIIKIKATIVPKSILRYDITDKGIRVESLMRVL is encoded by the coding sequence ATGGAAAGGCTTTCAACCGGAATACTGAGTTTGGATTCTCAGCTCGGTGGTGGTTTTCCTGCTGGTAGTTTCATCGTTTTACTCGAAGATCCGGGAGCTGGAGCTGATTACTTCACTTACCACTTCGTAGCCGAGGGATTGAAGAGGGGTGAGAAAGCTCTGTACATAAGTACTGAAGAAACCGAAGAAGAGATAAAGAGAAACGTTCAGATGATCTCTGGAATTAATCCCGAAGGGCTTGATATTGTCGATTTGCTTACCCCAAAAGTTTCCCCAAAAGGAGACGCAAAAGCATATCTAAGAGCTATCACTCAAGACCCGTATAAAAGAGTTTCAGATGAAATATTCAAAAGCGATCATCAAAGAGGAGTTCTCCACAGCCTGACATACTTCGTTGAAAACTACAGATGGGAAGAGGTAAAGGAACTTATAAATAAACTGACGATTCAAACGAGAAGAAACAACAGCGTTTTCCTTGCCACCTTTACAAAGGGCATGTTCGATCAAAAAATAGAGACAGCTATAAAGCACTACGCTGACGGTGTTATAGAGCTGAGCTTGAGGGAAGTTGAGACGGAAATCCAAAGGAGATTGAAAATAATAAAGATAAAAGCGACGATAGTTCCGAAGAGCATACTGAGATACGACATAACAGATAAAGGAATTAGAGTAGAATCGCTGATGAGAGTTCTATGA
- the cgi121 gene encoding KEOPS complex subunit Cgi121, with protein sequence MKVVEGVVEIKDVRDFLSKLPCEATFINAEYVLDKEVVEFAAKKAKKAWEEGRRVARNFSTEILLYVAATRQIRDAVKIGLKEGRNEVVVVAEENCIEKLKKLGFKEENVLKIDEEKVEKVMKLYGIEEKEVEIVGKEKLPLLIRERIVLFDLSK encoded by the coding sequence ATGAAAGTAGTTGAAGGAGTTGTGGAGATAAAAGACGTGAGAGATTTCCTCTCCAAGCTCCCATGTGAAGCCACATTTATAAACGCCGAGTACGTTTTGGACAAAGAAGTTGTGGAATTTGCAGCAAAGAAGGCAAAGAAGGCTTGGGAAGAAGGGAGAAGGGTTGCAAGAAACTTTTCCACCGAAATCCTCCTTTACGTTGCCGCCACAAGACAGATAAGAGACGCTGTGAAAATCGGGTTAAAAGAGGGAAGAAACGAGGTTGTCGTTGTAGCAGAAGAAAACTGCATAGAAAAATTGAAAAAGCTCGGATTTAAAGAGGAAAATGTTTTGAAGATCGACGAAGAAAAAGTTGAGAAAGTAATGAAATTGTATGGAATAGAAGAAAAAGAAGTTGAGATCGTTGGAAAAGAAAAACTTCCCCTCCTGATTAGGGAGAGAATAGTTTTGTTCGATCTCAGTAAGTGA